In the Leptolyngbya sp. SIO1E4 genome, one interval contains:
- a CDS encoding cation-transporting P-type ATPase — MMLAQSQSRSFHELSSHEVVEFFNSNLENGLTAEEVASLYETYGWNELPVKPGKPAWLQFLLQFNQPLLYILLIAGAVKAFLGSWTNAAVIWGVTVINAVIGYVQEAKAEGAIASLAKAVTTETTVLREGQTLQVPSQDLVPGDVVLLTSGDKVPADLRLLKTRNLQIDESALTGESVPVDKSVQALPEDTPLAERINMAYAGSFVTFGQGTGLVVATAGTTEVGQISKSMEHRVNLSTPLTRKFAKFSRILLYGILTLATLTFAIGLGRGGSLIDMFEAAVALAVSAIPEGLPAVVTVTLAIGVNRMARRHAIIRKLPAVEALGSATVICSDKTGTLTENQMTVQAIYAGEQHYHISGGGYSPKGEISLATRDSEESAFTDGLPAPLAECLTAGVLCNDAQLKHAGGDHWSVVGDPTEGALITAAAKAELTQSGLAASTPRLDSIPFESQYQYMATLHDADFRVIYVKGSVEALLGRCTQMLNQNGQTVPLERSPIERAVEGMTGQALRVLAFAKKGVGSHQHAIDHEDIETGLVFLGLQGMIDPPRPEAIAAVHACRTAGIQIKMITGDHISTARAIAHRMGIQKAAQVVAFEGQQLAVMDDHQLAQAVDDGDVFARVAPAQKLRLVEAIQSKGDIAAMTGDGVNDAPALKQADIGIAMGKGGTEVAREAADMLLTDDNFASIEAAVEEGRTVYQNLRKAIAFLLPVNGGESMTILISALLARELPILSIQVLWLNMINSITMTVPLAFEPKSNGAMRQPPRNPSEPLITGKLLRRILAVSVFNWILIFGIFEWAKATTGDVAVARTMAIQALVAARIVYLLSISQLGLSLFDCVRRRATSIANAPILILGIVGAMLLQVIFSQWPLMNILFGTAPLTGNQWLICLLPMVLMVPMAILANLIDPPHSKASSL; from the coding sequence ATGATGCTTGCCCAATCTCAATCTCGCTCTTTTCATGAACTTTCGAGTCATGAAGTCGTTGAATTCTTCAATAGCAACTTAGAAAATGGACTAACTGCTGAGGAGGTTGCCAGTCTTTATGAAACCTATGGATGGAATGAACTTCCTGTCAAGCCTGGAAAGCCAGCTTGGTTACAGTTTCTATTGCAGTTTAATCAGCCACTTCTCTATATCTTGCTGATTGCGGGGGCTGTCAAAGCTTTTTTGGGATCGTGGACAAATGCCGCTGTGATCTGGGGGGTAACCGTTATCAATGCGGTAATTGGCTACGTGCAAGAAGCCAAGGCAGAAGGCGCGATCGCGTCCTTGGCTAAAGCCGTTACCACAGAAACCACGGTGCTGCGAGAAGGGCAAACGTTACAGGTGCCATCGCAGGATTTAGTGCCCGGAGATGTGGTGCTGCTGACATCGGGGGATAAAGTGCCCGCCGACTTGAGGCTGCTGAAGACGCGTAATTTGCAGATTGATGAATCCGCCCTAACGGGAGAATCTGTGCCGGTCGATAAATCCGTTCAGGCCTTACCGGAGGATACGCCCCTGGCCGAGCGCATCAACATGGCCTACGCCGGGAGTTTTGTGACCTTTGGGCAGGGGACAGGGCTGGTGGTTGCCACAGCGGGAACCACCGAAGTGGGGCAGATTTCTAAGTCTATGGAGCATCGGGTTAACCTGAGTACCCCTCTGACCCGTAAGTTTGCCAAGTTCAGCCGGATCTTGCTCTATGGCATTTTGACCCTGGCCACCCTCACTTTCGCCATTGGGCTAGGGCGAGGCGGCTCCTTGATTGACATGTTTGAAGCCGCGGTTGCTCTGGCAGTCAGTGCAATTCCAGAAGGGTTGCCTGCGGTGGTCACAGTTACCCTGGCGATTGGGGTTAACCGCATGGCGCGACGGCACGCCATTATTCGTAAACTGCCGGCGGTTGAAGCCCTTGGCAGCGCAACGGTTATCTGTTCTGACAAAACTGGAACCCTGACCGAAAATCAAATGACGGTGCAGGCAATTTACGCCGGTGAGCAGCATTATCACATCAGCGGCGGAGGCTATAGCCCTAAAGGCGAAATCAGTCTGGCGACCCGTGATTCTGAAGAAAGCGCCTTTACCGATGGTTTGCCCGCCCCGTTGGCGGAGTGTCTCACGGCTGGGGTGTTGTGTAATGACGCCCAGTTAAAGCATGCAGGCGGAGATCATTGGTCGGTGGTGGGAGACCCCACCGAAGGAGCCTTGATTACGGCTGCAGCTAAGGCCGAGTTGACTCAGTCTGGGTTAGCCGCTTCAACCCCTCGATTAGATTCGATTCCGTTTGAATCTCAGTATCAGTACATGGCGACGCTGCATGATGCTGATTTTCGAGTGATCTATGTAAAGGGGTCGGTAGAAGCCTTGCTGGGCCGCTGTACTCAGATGTTGAATCAAAACGGTCAAACCGTTCCCCTGGAGCGATCGCCCATTGAGCGAGCCGTCGAAGGCATGACTGGGCAGGCGTTACGGGTCTTAGCGTTTGCTAAAAAAGGGGTGGGTTCTCACCAACATGCCATTGACCATGAAGATATCGAAACGGGGCTCGTCTTTTTGGGACTGCAGGGCATGATTGACCCTCCCCGCCCTGAGGCGATCGCGGCGGTTCATGCCTGTCGGACGGCGGGCATTCAAATCAAGATGATCACCGGAGACCATATCTCAACGGCGCGGGCGATCGCCCACCGCATGGGGATTCAAAAGGCAGCACAGGTAGTGGCTTTTGAAGGGCAGCAACTGGCTGTCATGGATGATCACCAGCTTGCTCAAGCGGTTGACGATGGCGATGTTTTTGCCAGGGTGGCCCCGGCTCAAAAGCTGCGACTGGTGGAAGCTATCCAGTCTAAAGGGGATATCGCTGCCATGACGGGAGATGGCGTTAACGATGCCCCGGCGCTAAAACAGGCGGATATTGGGATCGCCATGGGGAAAGGTGGCACCGAAGTCGCCCGAGAAGCGGCAGATATGCTGCTGACGGATGATAACTTTGCCTCTATTGAAGCGGCGGTGGAAGAAGGGCGCACGGTCTATCAAAATCTGCGCAAAGCGATCGCCTTTCTCTTGCCGGTCAATGGTGGCGAATCGATGACCATTTTGATCAGCGCTTTGCTGGCCCGTGAGTTGCCGATTCTCTCGATTCAGGTGCTGTGGTTGAACATGATCAACTCCATCACAATGACGGTGCCCCTTGCCTTTGAACCGAAGTCAAATGGGGCGATGCGGCAGCCCCCCCGTAACCCGTCTGAACCCTTAATCACAGGGAAATTACTGCGTCGAATTTTAGCGGTCTCCGTGTTCAATTGGATTTTGATTTTCGGTATTTTTGAGTGGGCTAAAGCCACCACCGGGGACGTGGCCGTGGCCCGCACGATGGCCATTCAAGCTTTGGTGGCCGCTCGTATTGTGTATCTACTCAGCATTAGTCAGTTGGGCCTTAGCCTGTTCGACTGTGTTCGCCGCCGGGCAACCTCCATTGCCAATGCCCCGATTCTGATTTTGGGGATTGTGGGTGCAATGCTTCTACAAGTCATCTTTAGTCAGTGGCCGCTGATGAACATCCTGTTTGGCACGGCCCCGCTGACGGGCAATCAGTGGCTCATTTGCCTGCTGCCGATGGTGCTCATGGTGCCAATGGCAATCTTGGCCAACCTGATTGACCCGCCTCATTCAAAAGCGAGTTCCCTGTAG
- a CDS encoding cupin domain-containing protein — protein sequence MIIDLSSVPQKTGSAYPQPFQDRVKGRIKQKVGDAIGLKNFGVNWVVLEPGGASALRYWHEQQDEFVYVVSGELTLVTDEGEHMLTAGMMAGFPAGEPNGHHLLNRTDQPATYLEIGDRTAPERAHYPDDDLQAVFENGGWEFQHKTGVKYEV from the coding sequence ATGATCATTGACCTCAGCTCAGTTCCCCAGAAAACAGGATCAGCCTATCCACAACCGTTTCAAGACCGGGTCAAAGGGCGGATTAAGCAAAAAGTCGGGGATGCGATCGGGCTGAAAAATTTTGGGGTGAACTGGGTCGTGCTGGAACCGGGTGGAGCGTCGGCGCTACGCTACTGGCATGAGCAGCAAGATGAGTTTGTGTATGTGGTCTCTGGGGAGCTGACCCTGGTGACGGATGAAGGAGAGCACATGCTGACAGCTGGAATGATGGCGGGTTTTCCTGCCGGTGAGCCCAATGGCCACCATCTGCTGAACCGGACTGATCAGCCCGCGACCTATCTCGAAATTGGCGATCGCACCGCTCCTGAACGGGCTCACTATCCAGATGATGATCTCCAGGCCGTTTTTGAGAACGGCGGATGGGAGTTTCAGCATAAGACCGGGGTGAAATACGAGGTATAA
- a CDS encoding CPBP family intramembrane metalloprotease, protein MLAQPPLLAFYLLAYALSWGVWLPLLLAAQGVIAYQPPQWLHLLGSLGPAVAALIMARVCGGQMGWRDLWRRMVAWRVPGRWHAIAWLSPLVLFFISAWLGGWDSQTLHNFGRSAEYPELPPGVYWAASIFFYGWGEETGWRGFALPYLQARQSALAATIKLSLFWALWHLPLFGFTPGLSQMGLATVLGWYLSLLTGAILFTWLTNSTRGSILIAAIFHGTMDIVFVSPVAPVTVTVLGALITLWGIAVLCLAGPRHLSQGGKIVIAPAQTAVVWIKR, encoded by the coding sequence GTGCTTGCTCAACCCCCACTCCTGGCCTTCTACCTGCTGGCGTATGCCCTCTCCTGGGGGGTTTGGCTGCCGCTACTGTTGGCGGCGCAAGGTGTGATCGCCTATCAACCGCCCCAGTGGCTGCACCTGCTGGGTAGCTTAGGGCCAGCAGTCGCGGCGCTTATCATGGCCCGCGTTTGTGGGGGGCAAATGGGCTGGCGTGACCTCTGGCGGCGGATGGTGGCCTGGCGGGTGCCGGGCCGGTGGCATGCGATCGCCTGGCTGAGTCCGCTTGTGTTGTTCTTTATCTCAGCCTGGCTAGGAGGCTGGGATAGCCAAACACTGCATAATTTTGGGCGTAGTGCTGAGTATCCTGAACTGCCGCCAGGGGTTTATTGGGCCGCGAGCATTTTCTTTTATGGCTGGGGCGAAGAGACGGGCTGGCGGGGGTTTGCTTTGCCTTACCTGCAGGCTCGTCAGAGCGCCCTGGCCGCAACGATTAAACTGAGTTTATTTTGGGCGCTTTGGCATTTGCCCCTGTTTGGGTTTACACCCGGACTTTCCCAGATGGGGCTAGCGACAGTGCTGGGTTGGTACTTGAGCCTCCTAACGGGGGCGATTTTGTTTACCTGGTTAACCAACAGCACCCGAGGCAGCATCCTCATTGCAGCCATTTTCCACGGCACGATGGACATTGTTTTTGTTTCACCCGTCGCGCCCGTGACGGTAACGGTGCTTGGGGCTTTGATTACCCTTTGGGGAATTGCCGTGCTGTGTCTTGCTGGGCCGCGCCACCTGTCCCAAGGGGGGAAAATCGTGATCGCACCAGCGCAAACCGCTGTGGTCTGGATCAAGCGTTAA
- a CDS encoding GNAT family N-acetyltransferase — MRVRVATPEDVSAIAKVHVDTWRTTYRGIVPDEHLANLSYERRANGWIQILKRAPKDSNFTYVAEAASGEIVGFANGGIERTGDPLYKGELTAIYILQSYQRKGIGRHLVQAVVEGLGRLGIHSMLIWVLRDNPACQFYAALGGLPVREQALEIGGKPLIEVAYGWRNTTQLKKV; from the coding sequence ATGCGTGTACGAGTGGCTACCCCTGAAGATGTCTCTGCGATCGCCAAGGTGCATGTAGATACCTGGCGAACAACCTATCGCGGCATTGTGCCCGATGAGCATCTGGCGAATTTGTCCTATGAGCGCAGAGCCAACGGCTGGATTCAGATTCTGAAGCGAGCCCCAAAAGATAGTAACTTTACCTATGTGGCAGAAGCGGCGTCCGGTGAAATTGTCGGCTTTGCCAATGGCGGCATAGAGCGCACAGGAGACCCCCTCTACAAAGGCGAACTGACGGCAATTTATATCCTGCAAAGCTACCAAAGAAAAGGGATTGGCCGACATTTAGTGCAGGCTGTTGTAGAAGGTTTGGGGCGATTGGGGATTCATTCCATGCTGATATGGGTTCTAAGGGATAACCCAGCGTGCCAGTTTTACGCGGCCCTGGGAGGCCTCCCAGTTCGCGAACAGGCGCTTGAAATTGGGGGGAAACCGCTGATCGAGGTGGCCTATGGCTGGCGCAATACTACCCAGCTCAAGAAGGTCTGA
- a CDS encoding DNA-directed RNA polymerase subunit omega, with amino-acid sequence MLRNSSPFESQQIMRRTEDLISAASNRYRITVQVANRAQRRRFEEFEAVDDHRMKPVLRAIIEMSDELTQPEIIGE; translated from the coding sequence ATGCTGAGAAACTCGTCTCCCTTTGAAAGCCAACAAATCATGCGCCGGACAGAAGATCTGATTAGTGCGGCTTCAAATCGGTACCGGATTACAGTGCAGGTTGCCAACCGAGCTCAGCGTCGCCGTTTTGAGGAGTTTGAGGCTGTTGACGATCATCGGATGAAGCCAGTCCTACGCGCCATCATCGAAATGTCAGACGAACTGACGCAACCTGAGATTATCGGCGAGTAG
- a CDS encoding cyclic peptide export ABC transporter, with protein sequence MGIVWLLIKASWINITLATLAGITSGGCSAWLIAIINTAITQNTPQSLIPPFAGLALLALITGSVSQFLLIDLAQDSVYRLRLQLSQRILSAPLQQLEQLGPNQLLAVLTKDVQAISDTVFVVPFLCIDVAIVGGCLIYLGWLSGWVFLLVMVFLLGAIALIQILLSYVYHNLRRTRQEVDRLFQHFRSITDGIKELKLHSTRRQTFFEQDLTVSADASRRYQKTALKLAAVSSSGSQLLFFVLIGLLLFWVPQILSTAQSVLPAYILTLTYLRNPLEALIERLPNLTNANVSIKKVNDMGLTLAENAEINTVVRQPAQPSWQRLELDQVVHTYQSGEANHRFTVGPIDLTLKAGERVFIVGGNGSGKSTLAKLITGLYVPQSGELRLDGEPIVEKNREWYRQHFSTIFSDFYLFKRLISAEDLTLDQQAQKYLKKLELERKVSVQDGQLSTTALSQGQRKRLALLTAYLEDRPIYLFDEWAADQDPVFREIFYTQLLAELKQRGKTVLVISHDDHYFHLADRTLKLDYGQIESDNSRDSS encoded by the coding sequence ATGGGTATTGTTTGGCTTTTGATCAAAGCCTCGTGGATCAACATCACGCTGGCAACCTTAGCCGGCATCACCAGCGGTGGCTGCAGCGCCTGGCTAATTGCAATTATCAACACAGCCATCACGCAAAACACGCCGCAGTCATTAATCCCCCCCTTTGCGGGTTTGGCCTTGCTGGCTCTCATCACCGGCAGCGTGTCTCAGTTTTTGCTCATTGACCTGGCGCAAGATTCTGTCTATCGGCTACGCCTGCAGCTCAGTCAGCGCATTTTATCGGCACCGCTACAGCAGCTAGAACAGCTCGGCCCCAATCAACTGCTCGCTGTTTTAACTAAAGATGTGCAGGCAATTTCAGACACGGTCTTTGTCGTACCGTTTCTTTGTATTGACGTAGCGATCGTCGGTGGCTGCTTAATCTACCTGGGCTGGCTCTCAGGCTGGGTGTTTCTGCTGGTGATGGTGTTTTTGCTGGGGGCGATCGCCCTCATCCAAATATTGCTCAGCTACGTCTACCACAACCTGCGCCGCACTCGGCAAGAGGTGGATCGCTTATTCCAACACTTCCGCAGCATCACCGACGGCATTAAAGAACTCAAATTACACTCAACCCGGCGACAAACTTTTTTTGAACAGGACCTTACTGTCAGTGCCGATGCCTCTCGTCGGTACCAAAAAACTGCCCTTAAATTAGCGGCAGTCTCTTCTAGTGGCAGTCAGCTCTTGTTTTTTGTGCTGATTGGGCTCCTGCTATTTTGGGTGCCTCAGATACTCTCTACGGCACAGTCAGTTTTACCCGCTTACATTCTGACTCTGACCTATCTCCGCAATCCGCTAGAAGCGCTCATTGAGCGGTTACCCAACCTGACCAATGCAAATGTTTCCATCAAAAAAGTGAACGACATGGGGCTGACCCTGGCTGAGAATGCTGAAATCAATACGGTGGTGCGGCAGCCCGCCCAGCCGAGCTGGCAGCGGTTAGAGTTAGACCAGGTTGTCCACACCTACCAGAGTGGAGAGGCCAACCATCGCTTTACCGTCGGCCCCATCGACCTGACCCTAAAGGCTGGTGAACGGGTATTTATTGTGGGGGGTAACGGCAGCGGCAAATCAACCCTGGCAAAGCTGATTACAGGGCTATATGTCCCCCAATCCGGCGAACTGCGCCTAGACGGTGAACCCATCGTAGAAAAGAACCGAGAGTGGTATCGACAACACTTTTCAACGATCTTTTCGGACTTTTATTTGTTCAAGCGTTTGATCAGTGCAGAAGACCTGACCCTGGATCAGCAAGCTCAGAAATACTTGAAAAAGCTGGAGCTGGAGCGCAAAGTCTCAGTCCAAGACGGGCAGCTTTCCACCACCGCGCTTTCCCAAGGGCAGCGGAAGCGCCTGGCACTGCTAACAGCTTACCTAGAAGACCGCCCAATTTACCTGTTCGACGAATGGGCTGCCGATCAGGATCCTGTCTTCCGAGAGATTTTTTATACGCAACTCTTGGCCGAACTGAAACAGCGTGGCAAAACTGTGCTGGTAATCAGCCATGATGATCATTACTTCCATCTGGCGGATCGTACCCTCAAGCTCGACTATGGCCAGATCGAATCGGATAACAGTCGCGACAGCAGTTGA
- a CDS encoding PD40 domain-containing protein codes for MSRRSKGLLGVGVGLGALLLLTGGWPELSQRRLFGLDAPIAIRHALASDQHTSSIYQVNIDSGDLTSLAVGLDQNWQLFLSPDGQRVAAIAPQDDQAQVHLYVMNIDGTQRQQLAPEFTGVTSLSWSPNGQQLAIVEQDDRVAGMPYTYRLYVLDLEDHGEATLLQSAEPDSTTAPAWSPDGQRLFYACLGPNYLCTITRDGQNRQVFELGGSTRFPRSLQWSPDGQKVVYTVSLGADSYVIVNDTAGENVVSLSDTTQSASDDDPAWSPDGQRLAFVSEGTIFAINADGTNPISLAGGNHPLWSPNGDQLAFRTVDGIWRVSADGTGLTLLIDAAILPAMVESFIWSADGQHLIMVTAP; via the coding sequence ATGTCTCGAAGAAGCAAGGGTCTTTTAGGGGTAGGTGTTGGGCTAGGTGCACTGCTGCTTCTGACGGGTGGGTGGCCTGAGTTGAGCCAAAGGCGGCTGTTTGGTTTAGATGCCCCAATCGCAATCAGACACGCCCTTGCCTCTGATCAGCACACGAGTTCGATTTATCAAGTCAATATTGATAGCGGTGACCTGACGTCCCTAGCGGTCGGGCTAGATCAAAACTGGCAGCTCTTTTTGTCGCCGGATGGTCAGCGGGTGGCTGCGATCGCACCTCAGGACGATCAGGCGCAAGTGCACCTCTACGTGATGAATATTGATGGCACTCAGCGCCAACAACTCGCCCCTGAGTTTACAGGGGTCACCAGCCTGAGCTGGTCTCCCAATGGGCAGCAGCTCGCGATCGTTGAGCAAGATGATAGGGTTGCAGGCATGCCCTACACCTATCGTCTGTACGTTTTAGATTTAGAGGATCATGGCGAGGCGACTCTGCTGCAGTCTGCAGAACCCGATTCAACGACGGCTCCGGCCTGGTCACCCGATGGTCAGCGTCTGTTTTATGCCTGTCTTGGCCCTAATTATCTGTGCACTATCACTCGGGACGGGCAGAATCGTCAGGTGTTTGAACTCGGGGGGAGTACGCGTTTTCCCAGGTCTCTGCAATGGTCTCCTGACGGGCAGAAAGTTGTGTACACCGTCTCTTTAGGGGCTGACAGTTATGTAATCGTTAATGACACGGCGGGGGAGAATGTCGTTAGCCTCAGCGATACAACCCAGAGTGCCAGCGATGACGATCCGGCTTGGTCTCCCGATGGCCAACGCCTGGCTTTTGTTTCTGAGGGGACGATTTTTGCTATCAATGCCGATGGTACGAACCCGATTTCCCTTGCCGGCGGTAACCACCCGCTGTGGTCCCCAAATGGTGACCAGTTGGCCTTTCGCACAGTCGATGGAATCTGGCGAGTAAGCGCAGATGGGACAGGGCTAACTCTATTGATTGATGCCGCTATCCTGCCAGCAATGGTCGAGTCTTTTATCTGGTCAGCCGATGGGCAGCATCTGATAATGGTCACGGCGCCATAA
- a CDS encoding G-D-S-L family lipolytic protein — translation MRSPVTPKQRREKRIVAVGDSLVYGYGDPEGGGWVERLRRRWLQPESPGHAVYNLGVRGDGVQRVNHRLAQEFRTRGEFRNQVPDLVILSVGINDSARVGKPTGRPYTPLESFEAQMGELLDEALTLCPVLFVGMTPVLGERLPFAEILYYAHSDQLRYKEATLQACQQRQIPYLDIFDLWLERGDAWWRSRISTDGLHPNVLGYRALLEDVTAWSAFQSLV, via the coding sequence ATGCGATCGCCTGTTACTCCTAAGCAGCGACGCGAGAAGCGTATCGTTGCTGTTGGGGATAGCCTGGTTTACGGCTATGGGGATCCAGAAGGGGGCGGCTGGGTAGAGCGCCTGAGACGTCGCTGGCTACAGCCTGAATCGCCTGGTCACGCAGTGTATAACTTAGGCGTACGCGGCGATGGGGTTCAGCGGGTTAACCATCGCTTAGCCCAAGAGTTTCGGACCCGGGGCGAGTTTCGCAATCAAGTCCCCGACTTGGTGATTTTGTCTGTGGGCATTAATGATTCTGCGCGGGTAGGGAAGCCGACAGGAAGGCCCTACACCCCCTTGGAGAGCTTCGAAGCGCAAATGGGGGAGTTGTTGGATGAAGCGCTGACGCTGTGCCCAGTTTTATTTGTCGGCATGACGCCTGTTTTAGGGGAGCGTCTGCCCTTTGCTGAAATTCTGTACTACGCCCACTCTGACCAACTGCGGTATAAGGAAGCGACTTTGCAGGCCTGCCAGCAACGGCAGATTCCTTACTTAGATATCTTTGATTTGTGGTTAGAAAGAGGCGACGCTTGGTGGCGATCGCGCATTTCTACCGATGGTTTACATCCCAACGTGTTGGGCTACCGTGCCTTGCTAGAAGACGTGACCGCGTGGTCTGCCTTTCAGTCATTAGTCTAA
- a CDS encoding mannose-1-phosphate guanylyltransferase, whose protein sequence is MAQTVIPVILAGGKGERFWPVSRRRHPKQFLCLDGSGLSLLQATAKRLLPLAGGWDSLWVITASHLAEGIRTQLPELPETNLLIEPEGKDTAPAVAWATLEVAKRHGDSAIAGFFPADHWIADEAAYRATLEAAASLAGAKGAIATLGITPTYPATGYGYIEQGDTVGTYESLPAYQVARFTEKPDQATAETFIASGRFSWNSGMFIFPAATMLQELDTHASELMAPLRAKGIDAYPGLTKLSIDYAVMEKTDKACVMPVSFGWDDLGDWNAVERLLKSPEKPNVEMAQHLGLDTTGSIVYTSDEDEVIVTIGLEDVVVVRDGKATLVVHKSRTQDIKKAVKALGAESQFQHLL, encoded by the coding sequence ATGGCTCAGACAGTAATCCCCGTTATCTTGGCAGGGGGAAAAGGCGAACGTTTTTGGCCCGTTAGCCGTCGGCGTCACCCCAAGCAATTTCTTTGCCTTGATGGAAGCGGCCTTAGTCTATTGCAAGCAACTGCCAAGCGTCTGCTCCCTTTGGCGGGCGGTTGGGATTCGTTATGGGTAATTACGGCATCGCACTTGGCAGAAGGCATCAGGACACAACTGCCCGAGCTGCCCGAAACTAATTTATTGATTGAACCAGAAGGTAAAGATACTGCCCCAGCTGTGGCTTGGGCCACTTTAGAAGTTGCTAAGCGCCATGGAGACTCTGCGATCGCAGGCTTTTTTCCCGCCGATCACTGGATCGCTGATGAGGCGGCCTATCGAGCAACCTTGGAAGCCGCTGCGTCTTTGGCCGGGGCGAAAGGGGCGATCGCAACTTTAGGCATTACACCCACCTACCCCGCGACAGGGTATGGCTATATCGAGCAGGGGGACACGGTTGGCACCTATGAGAGCCTGCCTGCCTACCAGGTGGCTCGCTTTACTGAAAAACCCGATCAGGCCACTGCAGAAACCTTCATTGCCAGCGGTCGCTTTAGCTGGAATAGCGGTATGTTTATCTTCCCTGCGGCAACGATGCTGCAAGAACTCGATACCCATGCCTCAGAACTCATGGCTCCCCTGCGAGCAAAAGGGATTGATGCCTACCCTGGTCTTACCAAACTCAGCATCGACTACGCCGTTATGGAAAAAACCGACAAGGCCTGCGTTATGCCGGTTTCGTTTGGGTGGGATGATCTCGGTGATTGGAATGCCGTCGAACGGTTGCTTAAATCGCCTGAAAAACCCAATGTCGAAATGGCTCAGCATCTTGGCCTCGATACTACGGGGAGCATTGTCTACACGTCTGATGAAGACGAGGTGATCGTGACCATTGGCTTAGAGGATGTCGTTGTGGTGCGGGATGGCAAGGCTACCCTAGTCGTCCATAAAAGCCGCACACAAGATATCAAAAAGGCGGTCAAAGCCTTAGGTGCTGAGTCTCAGTTCCAGCATTTGCTTTAA
- a CDS encoding LCP family protein yields MAPPSLEVPPHQSEPGPHEQAVSASETLHNPPLQNTPGKRLYRWGKRLGWALTFSGVAIASAVGGALLATSIPLPDWVSHKAPEPLNLVDLWQAGFRYQVTRPVNILLMGVDLSDPGESDADTLLSGRADTILLTRVNPDTGTVDLLSIPRDTQVDIPGEGVDKINYANIAGGPELVSEAIQANLGPAPIDRYVRVSTGALRELVDLLGGVEINVPHRMVYQDQTQDLNIDLEPGWQTLNGDQAEQFARFRADGNGDIGRVQRQQMLLKALRERLTHPTVIPRLPQVMRVMLRYVDTNLTIEEVLALVNFTMEIEPDALRMVMLPGRFSTPTEYVASYWILDPTATQQVMNNFFQLDEVALLSNSEDQAVTSLPIAIQNASGEELVARDVAAYLRQEGFHNVYVVQNWPSQLQRTQVIAQRGDIESAHVMTSLLGVGRVVSDSTGDLQSELTIRIGRDWTLLEPIVH; encoded by the coding sequence ATGGCGCCGCCGTCTTTGGAAGTTCCCCCCCATCAATCTGAACCCGGACCCCATGAGCAGGCGGTGTCTGCCTCTGAAACACTCCATAACCCCCCGCTGCAGAACACCCCTGGCAAGCGGCTGTATCGTTGGGGAAAGCGCTTGGGGTGGGCTTTGACCTTTAGCGGTGTGGCGATCGCCTCTGCGGTAGGGGGTGCGTTGCTTGCAACCTCAATCCCACTACCAGATTGGGTTTCTCACAAGGCTCCCGAGCCTCTAAATTTGGTCGATCTTTGGCAAGCGGGTTTTAGATATCAGGTCACTCGCCCAGTCAACATTTTATTGATGGGGGTTGATTTGTCTGACCCCGGAGAATCTGACGCAGACACCCTGCTTTCTGGACGGGCAGATACGATTTTGCTGACCCGGGTAAATCCAGATACCGGCACGGTGGATTTACTTTCAATTCCCCGAGATACCCAGGTCGATATCCCTGGCGAGGGCGTCGACAAGATTAACTACGCCAACATCGCTGGGGGGCCAGAGCTGGTTTCTGAAGCCATTCAGGCTAACTTGGGGCCAGCCCCCATCGATCGCTACGTGCGCGTCAGTACAGGAGCCTTGAGAGAACTGGTTGATCTCCTAGGCGGCGTTGAAATCAATGTCCCCCATCGCATGGTCTACCAGGATCAAACTCAAGATTTAAATATTGATTTAGAGCCTGGCTGGCAGACCCTGAATGGAGATCAAGCCGAGCAGTTTGCTCGATTTCGAGCTGATGGCAATGGTGACATTGGCCGGGTGCAGCGCCAACAGATGCTCTTAAAGGCGCTACGAGAACGATTGACCCATCCCACCGTGATTCCTCGGCTGCCTCAGGTCATGAGGGTGATGCTGCGATACGTTGACACCAACCTCACCATAGAAGAGGTGCTGGCCCTCGTGAACTTCACCATGGAGATTGAACCCGACGCTCTGCGGATGGTGATGTTGCCAGGGCGCTTCAGCACCCCAACTGAATATGTCGCCAGCTACTGGATCTTAGATCCAACTGCCACCCAGCAGGTGATGAATAATTTCTTCCAACTCGACGAGGTTGCACTCCTCTCGAACTCAGAGGATCAAGCCGTCACCAGTCTGCCGATCGCAATTCAGAATGCCTCAGGAGAAGAGCTCGTTGCCCGTGATGTGGCAGCTTATCTTCGCCAAGAAGGGTTTCACAATGTCTATGTCGTGCAAAATTGGCCGAGTCAGCTACAGCGAACCCAGGTTATTGCCCAGCGCGGCGACATCGAAAGCGCCCATGTCATGACGTCCCTGCTCGGGGTCGGACGCGTCGTTTCAGACTCTACCGGGGATTTGCAGTCCGAGTTGACGATCCGGATTGGACGTGACTGGACATTGTTAGAGCCGATCGTGCACTAG